One window from the genome of Hemitrygon akajei chromosome 4, sHemAka1.3, whole genome shotgun sequence encodes:
- the LOC140726544 gene encoding uncharacterized protein isoform X1 — translation MEASLTCAVCLSMFENPTTLPVCSHNFCKKCILECVTKSFCSGIGLGSSNNIWRNSQLECPLCRKTNFIAEGAVNLPGNTTLAEVVKLFRSQHGASGGSWQERCEELEEGPGPGPGAETPGAGRATCERHPPRSLLLFCKVCKQVACGQCVSEHHRGVFHSVNLIDIIYQEEKLDYFNNLRELRQLSERLKAEVADKPSDMELILEYEKEIVMNKFDEISEKLELKRKQLLEKIEKQIESKKAERKASLARKQTQKDAVEKYLKECEQLVNECNPVNFLKVACDLNERVRGNLAVLLPTLKTQNELACLQPSQFHIEPVLDSISALQLDKGTTELNCASALPTDTGNTTSQIDADGYRFKTPLKMWKQPKDFDKPKFSPKTVFDLLDGQENRHWCLTAKSEYQDMSLEFQNNKKGKGPEAKVWAPCKEMRYKYYQSYRKDWNCFMNESYSGDVNNANPSASSSTSVDRLEKHGIEQHPVKLFSFVHSHKKVKNKCLVSDSNNFKFQLSHDLGTITSKPSISNTAISLSSSSTTKLSAVEVAPSSCDLGAAITKSSVSNSQRLLTTFSSLSTEQKKQEDNSVQSTSVEAAAISNVPTVVKTLPATSFTVSCPATSALCTALPAFDKTDEHQIFISPEFRFGGSTETVCSKSPYIQNATSNSNVNTGLVNATITSGASHTSLLPSSSAIGKATSLFVTTKMENEQALLFPTTSRFNKPSESSSASSTATTLTTVFHNTAACNSSDNKQTSTITSASDSEKVYSVGTAPVFPFAKITEECSSKSSSKSPFSLSTLGPLGDQNKAIPKSFLLGSETERSKSLFTSFPNVQISAKSNTSLGNQNSSSAADLIYARGDASDLFTPAHSKSDVSILNDKQVLSFDEGSVFKCKIPSTVTATSSLLASSSSSLFAGSFKQAQSLTPSNQSTSSSEITSVCSMTHSAGSIPTAFTTCFSQQLSAASEQESTVKLFKMKKKVPIVTEPSKHNNIHLSDSKHEHLPPVVSEQQNIDITSTNVSFEDCKTKNTQAEKWLSCKPVLLQEIKFAGSKCVGFGKELSSAVSQHQTKAATQGVGVGTWKVEVSSLSDVTVSTKQHGNDEDPDPFLQPTNMTPLGDSLGKCLNNIEESRKESPVFSDQIKGVHELHSSENQGHTEVHHSPTTSSDFCAVERKSNTSDKAGLSCSPVTQITSEPLNLSSHGKNFASVPQSIASKSSSFEEANNNTKAEAQTTSSDCPLDTPAGLHNVFTFGAGIGFQFKPGCQLFASGVKESKGDCETGPKPMFPFPPPVNNPPMSITEEDILFSNQAKLYYFERTSLQWKERAFGEIRILQHKTTKLPRLVMWNSSNKCCANHWITSILKLKNPKNSNHNWTWSALDYSEKKVISLDLAIHFKLKETAQMFKEVFESVKDTERPESAQKRCSAENNALANDSKEEGNSLQEGDDNVVVLSEVTPTPEQRALALELHLPPTFFCYKNKPGYQSSDDEDENFEAAVQKLGGQLYPNQN, via the exons ATGGAGGCCAGCCTGACCTGTGCAGTGTGCCTATCGATGTTTGAGAACCCCACTACTCTGCCTGTATGCTCGCACAATTTTTGCAAGAAGTGCATCTTGGAGTGTGTCACCAAGTCGTTCTGCTCCGGCATCGGGCTGGGCAGCAGCAACAACATCTGGAGAAACAGCCAGCTCGAGTGCCCGCTCTGCAGGAAGACCAACTTCATCGCCGAGGGCGCCGTCAACCTGCCCGGCAACACCACCCTGGCCGAGGTGGTGAAGCTGTTCAGGTCGCAGCACGGCGCCAGCGGCGGCAGTTGGCAGGAGCGATGCGAGGAGCTGGAGGAGGGCCCGGGCCCGGGCCCGGGAGCCGAGACCCCGGGCGCCGGGCGTGCGACCTGCGAGCGCCACCCACCCAGGAGCCTGCTGCTCTTCTGCAAGGTCTGCAAACAAGTGGCGTGCGGCCAGTGCGTGTCCGAGCACCACCGCGGCGTCTTCCACTCTGTCAACTTGATTGACATCATCTACCAGGAGGAAAAG cttgaTTACTTTAACAACCTGAGAGAACTGAGACAGCTGAGTGAGAGACTAAAGGCTGAAGTTGCTGATAAGCCTTCGGATATGGAG CTCATTTTGGAGTATGAGAAAGAAATTGTTATGAACAAGTTCGATGAGATTTCAGAGAAATTGGAATTGAAAAGAAAGCAATTGTTGGAAAAGATTGAAAAACAGATTGAAAGCAAGAAGGCTGAACGCAAAGCTAGCCTGGCAAGAAAACAAACGCAGAAGGACGCAGTCGAGAAGTATTTGAAAGAATGTGAACAGCTGGTGAATGAATGCAATCCTGTAAATTTTCTTAAG GTGGCCTGCGACTTAAATGAAAG AGTAAGAGGCAACCTTGCTGTTCTTCTCCCTACATTGAAAACGCAAAATGAATTAGCTTGTTTGCAGCCCAGTCAGTTTCACATAGAACCAGTTCTGGATAGCATCTCTGCGCTTCAGTTGGACAAAGGTACAACAGAACTAAATTGTGCTTCAG CGCTACCCACAGACACTGGCAACACCACAAGTCAGATAGACGCAGATGGTTACAGATTTAAAACTCCTTTGAAAATGTGGAAACAGCCCAAGGACTTTGACAAACCAAAATTTTCT CCAAAAACTGTCTTTGACCTGCTTGATGGCCAGGAAAATCGCCATTGGTGTCTTACTGCAAAATCTGAATATCAGGACATGAGTCTGGAG tttcaaaataacaaaaaaggaaaagggcccgaagcaaaagtttgggccccCTGCaag GAAATGCGTTACAAATACTACCAGTCCTATAGAAAAGACTGGAACTGTTTCATGAATGAATCATATTCTGGAGATGTAAATAATGCAAACCCTTCAGCATCTTCCAGTACTTCTGTAGATAGATTGGAAAAACATGGAATAGAGCAGCATCCAGTCAAGCTGTTCAGTTTTGTTCATTCCCAtaaaaaagtgaaaaataaatgCCTTGTCAGTGATTCAAATAATTTCAAGTTCCAATTGTCTCATGATTTAGGAACCATTACCAGTAAACCATCAATTTCAAACACTGCCATTTCATTATCTAGTAGTAGTACTACAAAGTTGTCTGCTGTTGAAGTTGCACCTTCATCCTGTGATTTGGGGGCTGCTATTACTAAGTCATCTGTTTCAAACTCTCAGAGATTGTTAACAACCTTCTCAAGTTTGAGTACTGAACAAAAGAAGCAAGAGGATAATTCTGTTCAATCAACATCAGTTGAAGCTGCAGCCATCTCAAACGTTCCAACTGTTGTTAAAACTCTGCCAGCAACAAGTTTCACAGTGTCTTGTCCAGCCACTTCAGCCTTATGTACAGCATTGCCAGCTTTTGACAAAACAGATGAACACCAGATCTTCATATCACCTGAATTCAGATTTGGTGGTTCCACAGAAACAGTGTGTTCCAAATCACCATATATACAAAATGCTACCAGTAATTCTAATGTTAATACAGGACTAGTTAACGCCACAATCACTTCTGGTGCTTCACACACATCTCTATTGCCTAGTAGCTCTGCAATTGGAAAAGCTACTTCTTTGTTCGTAACCACCAAAATGGAAAATGAACAAGCTCTGCTTTTCCCAACAACTTCCAGATTTAACAAGCCATCGGAAAGCTCTTCCGCAAGCAGTACAGCCACTACTTTGACCACTGTATTTCACAATACCGCTGCTTGCAATTCATCAGATAATAAACAAACCAGCACCATCACATCAGCTTCTGACAGTGAGAAAGTCTATTCAGTTGGAACAGCACCTGTTTTTCCCTTTGCCAAAATTACAGAAGAATGTTCATCAAAAAGCTCATCCAAATCGCCTTTTAGCTTGAGTACTTTGGGGCCTTTAGGTGATCAAAACAAGGCAATACCAAAAAGCTTCCTTCTCGGTTCTGAAACTGAAAGATCCAAATCTTTATTCACCAGCTTTCCCAATGTACAAATTTCAGCCAAATCAAATACATCTTTAGGAAACCAAAATAGTTCATCGGCCGCTGATTTGATTTATGCAAGAGGTGATGCTTCTGACCTCTTCACACCTGCCCACTCTAAAAGTGATGTTTCAATATTGAATGATAAACAAGTACTGTCTTTTGATGAGGGCTCAGTTTTCAAATGTAAAATTCCAAGTACCGTCACAGCTACGTCATCTTTGCTTGCGTCTTCCTCCTCTTCGCTGTTTGCGGGCAGTTTTAAACAAGCTCAAAGCTTAACACCATCAAATCAATCTACCAGTTCCTCTGAAATTACCTCAGTTTGCTCCATGACACATTCAGCTGGTTCTATTCCTACAGCTTTCACAACCTGTTTCAGTCAACAACTCTCAGCAGCAAGTGAGCAAGAAAGCACGGTTAAGCTATTCAAAATGAAAAAGAAGGTGCCGATAGTTACTGAACCATCTAAGCATAATAATATACATTTGTCTGATTCTAAGCATGAACATTTGCCACCTGTGGTGAGTGAGCAACAAAATATTGATATAACATCAACCAATGTCAGTTTTGAAGACTGCAAAACAAAAAATACACAGGCTGAAAAGTGGTTAAGTTGTAAGCCAGTGCTACTTCAGGAGATAAAATTCGCTGGTTCTAAATGTGTAGGTTTTGGTAAAGAACTCTCTTCAGCAGTAAGTCAACACCAAACCAAAGCTGCAACCCAGGGTGTTGGAGTTGGAACTTGGAAAGTAGAGGTGTCTTCATTATCTGATGTGACAGTGAGTACAAAACAACATGGTAATGACGAAGACCCAGACCCCTTTTTACAACCTACAAACATGACACCTCTTGGAGATTCATTGGGGAAGTGTTTGAATAATATAGAAGAAAGCAGAAAAGAATCGCCTGTGTTCAGTGATCAAATCAAAGGTGTACATGAATTGCattcttctgaaaatcaaggacACACTGAAGTGCACCATAGTCCAACAACCTCTAGTGACTTTTGTGCTGTAGAACGTAAGAGCAACACAAGTGATAAAGCAGGCCTTTCATGTAGTCCAGTAACGCAGATCACTTCAGAGCCACTAAACCTTTCATCACACGGTAAAAACTTTGCATCTGTTCCACAAAGTATTGCATCTAAAAgtagtagttttgaggaagctaATAATAACACAAAAGCAGAAGCACAAACAACATCATCTGATTGTCCACTTGACACTCCCGCAGGTTTACACAATGTTTTTACTTTCGGTGCAGGTATTGGTTTCCAGTTCAAACCAGGATGCCAACTGTTTGCATCAGGGGTAAAGGAGAGTAAGGGCGATTGTGAAACTGGACCCAAACCAATGTTCCCATTCCCCCCTCCAGTTAATAACCCACCCATGTCGATAACAGAAGAAGACATTCTCTTCTCTAACCAAGCAAAGTTATATTACTTTGAAAGGACATCCTTGCAGTGGAAGGAACGGGCATTTGGAGAAATCAGAATTTTGCAACATAAAACAACAAAGCTACCTCGTCTAGTGATGTGGAACAGTTCTAATAAATGTTGTGCCAATCATTGGATCACAAGTATCCTGAAACTGAAAAATCCAAAAAACAGCAATCACAACTGGACTTGGAGTGCACTGGATTATTCAGAGAAAAAGGTTATCAGTTTAGATTTGGCTATACACTTCAAGCTAAAAGAAACTGCTCAGATGTTCAAGGAAGTTTTTGAATCAGTAAAAGACACTGAGAGGCCTGAATCAGCACAGAAAAGATGTTCAGCAGAAAATAATGCTCTGGCAAATGATTCGAAAGAGGAAGGAAATTCTTTGCAAG AAGGTGATGACAATGTGGTCGTGCTGAGTGAAGTTACACCAACTCCAGAGCAAAGAGCTCTTGCCTTAGAGTTGCATCTTCCACCAACCTTCTTTTGTTACAAGAACAAGCCAGGATATCAAAGCAGTGACGATGAAG